TGTACCAGTGAACCTCGTGCTTCCTGGCCAGTCTCTTACCCAGCTCGTAGAGCCTGCGCTCAACGCCACCTTTGACCTCCGGGTAAAGGGCGTCGTATATGAAGGCTATCCTCATTCCCAGCTCTCCCCACTTGATAGTAAATTCCGATTTAAAAATCTGCCTAATGGAGTGCCAGCACAAGACTTTTTAATACTCCGCCGGAAGGTATCCCCGTGGGGATCCAGGTGAAGGGATCTAAAAGGGAGGCAGTGATGGACAAACTCACCGGACTGATGAAAACGAAGTATATCCTTCCTGTTTTAGTCATCACTGCCCTTATCCTCCGTCTGATACCCCTGAGGCTTAAATACTTCCTGGGCTACGATACCTACTTTCATGCAGCGTACGTTGAGTACTCCGCAACAATGGGAAAATGGGTGAACTTCTTCCCCTACGCCAACGCACCCTGGGGAATGCTAATCGACCAGTTTCACCCGAAGGGATTCTGGATAACACCGTTCTACCTGTACAAACTGCTCTCCCCCCTGGGGCTTTCCATCGATGAAGCCTTTCGAGTCACCCCCGCCGTGGTGGGTACCGCGACCGTCGTCCTTATCTACTTCGCCATTAAAAGCCTGTACGGCGAGAGAGAGGCAGGGCTCTCCGCCATATTCCTGGCGATTTCCTTCGGACACATCTTCCGCTCAATGGCGAACTACTACCGCGGCGACAACTACCTCCTGCTCTGGTACGCCCTGGCGCTCCTTGGAATCGGTTTGGCGCTCTCTCCAAAGATCAAAGGCGAGCCCGGAGACAGGAGGCTCGTTTTCTATCTAATCCCCGGGCTCGTGGCTGGGCTCGCGGCCGGATTCTGGAGCGCCTACTACCTGATATTCGTTTTCCTGCTCGCCAACGCCGCATTCCTTACCCTGGAGGCGCTGATTCTTCAGGAGGACTGGGCATTCGCCGATTCCATCTCCCTAACCGCGGCCGCCGCGGCCGGCGCCCTGATGGCAAACTTCCTCGGCGCCCGAGTAGGCTACGGAATGTTCGGTTGGAACCGTCCTGACGGAATGGCGGTGGCTGAAAAGCTCGGCCTGGAGTTCGGATTGGTGAAGGACGCGTTTCTCCTCGCTTATCTGAAATACGCCGTGCCCCTCCTGATACTCGCGACGGTCGTTCTGCTCGCGGCTTCCCGCCTGCTCAAAGACCCGCGGAGTAGAATATCCCTAATAGTGGTTCTTCTGCTGGGAGTGGCGGCCGTTGGGGTTCACTACAGGGGATTAGTTGAGGAAACGTTCCTGGCTTTCCTCCAGCGGTTCGGGGACGGGGCCATCGCGGAGACCCAGAGGACGTCCCTGAGGGACGTCTGGATTTCATACGGAACCCTCCTTTTAGCTGTCCCGTTCTTCACACTCCGCCTGAGGCCCTCAAGGGCCAGGGCAGCGGACTTCATCGTCCTGAGCTTCGCGATTCCGGGGTTTATAATGATGGCCCTCTGGGCCAGATTCCTCTTCATCGGCTCGCTGGCCGTGGCGGTTCTGGCGGGAATCGGAGCGGTAGAGCTGATCGAGTTCCTGGAAGAGATGAGGGCCGTACCCAAGAAACACGCCGCCGCTGCCCTCATAGTGCTCCTGACTGTACCGACGGGCATTTTGGACCTCCAGAACACGTTGAACGCACGGCCCTTCGTGGACGAAAACTGGGAGAGGGCGCTCGTGAAGCTGGGAGAGCTATCCAACGGCAACGACGTCGTCCTGACCTGGTGGGACCAGGGTTACTGGGTGACGTACTTCTCCCACAGGGCCACCCCTTCCAAGGGCGTGCCCGATGAGCTCACGGCCCGGTACTACCTTGGCATGGTGAGCAAGGACGAGCTGATGAACCTCGGCGTTGATTACGTGATTGTCTCCTACGACACCGTCCTCAAGTTCCCGGCGGTGCTGGAAACGGCGGGGGTTCCCCCTAAGGACTACCCGATGGTGCCCATTCCACTCGTGGAGCAGGTTGGAGGAGCGTTCCTCTTCGAAAGGGAGGGATACTCCATATCGGCCAAGCCCAGGGGCGACCACTGGGAGGTAGTGGTAGCGGTAGGGGAGAGCAGGTTCTCCCCCAAGAAAGCATTCGTTGAAGACGCCGCAGGGGTCAGGGGAATGAACGTCACGGGGGCCCAGAAGGCGGACGCCTACGTGTACCTCAACCTGAACTACGGCTACGCGGTGCTGATGAACGGCAGGGCATTCAACACGACCCTCGCCAGGCTGATGTTCACGGAGAGGGCACCAAACTACCGCCTGGTTTACTCGGACGGAGGATACATAAAGATTTTCAGATTCGAACACCCCAACGTGGCCGTCGTTTCCAGGGAAGGAAAGATTATCCTGGAGTTCACGAACGCCACTGGAACGTACCTGACCATCACGGGTTTCCTGGACAACGGGAGGGTGGTTTTTGACAGGCGTTACAAAGTCGAGAAAGCCGACGAGTTCTACCTCCCTGACCAGCTGAACGGGAGTGTTGTGATACGATACACGTACTGGGGAAATGGAAAGGTACTGGATAGGGGCACCTTCCGACTTGACGACACCTGGCAGCAGTGAACTTTTAAACCCAACCCCATTTCTCCATTCATGAAGGGCAAAATCGGCATAATCTTCGACATGGACGGCGTCCTTTACAGGGGAAACGAGCCGGTTGAAGGTTCCCGCGAGCTGATAAACTTTCTAAAGGAGAAAGGGATCCCCTTCATCTTCCTGACCAACAATTCTACCAAGGACCCCTCCATGTACCGCGAGAAGCTCCTTTTCATGGGCATCGACGTTCCGGAAGAAGTCATAGTCACCTCCGGCCTGGCGACGAGGCTCTACATGGAGAGGCACTTCAAGCCAGGAAAAATATTTGTGATCGGCGGCGAAGGACTGCAGGTGGAAATGGAGCGCCTCGGCTGGGGAATCATGGGCATCGAAGAGGCCAGAAAAGGTGCCTGGAAGGAAGTTGAATACGTCGTCGTCGGCCTCGACCCGGGTTTAACCTACGAGAAGCTCAAGTACGGGACGCTGGCGATACGGAACGGGGCGCGCTTTATAGGCACGAACCCGGACACGACCTACCCCGCTGAGGAGGGCCTCTACCCCGGGGCGGGCTCAATAATAGCGGCGCTGAAGGCATCTACAGATGCTGATCCCCTCATAATAGGAAAGCCCAACGAACCCGTTTACGAGGTCGTCAGGGAGAAGCTCGGCAACGTCGATGAAATATGGATGATAGGAGACAGGCTCGACACCGACGTCCTCTTCGCCAAACGCTTTGGAATGAAGGCGGCGATGGTGCTAACCGGGGTCAGCACGCTGGAGGACGTGGAGAGAATGGGAATCAAACCGGACCTGGTCCTGCCCAGCGTTGCTGAACTGAAGGAATACCTCAAAACCCTGCTGGAGGAAAAAGAATGAGGCTCGACGAGCTTCTCGAAAGGCTTATCTGGCAGGAGAACGAGCTGTACAACCTCCACAAGCTCGGGGAAACCTTCGCGACCTTCGAGAGGCCCGAGATGACGGAAACCTTCAGGCTGATGGCAGAGGAAGAGCTGAGACACCGCAGAACGCTCGAAGGAATGCTCTCAAAGGGAAGCCTGAAGGAAACCGCGGTCATAGACTACTTAGATTCGCTGTCCCTCGAGCCGATGCTGAGCGACGAGAGGGCAAAACCTGAAAGCCTTGAGGAGCTGATTCTCGAAGCATTGATAAGGGAGAAGCACGCCTACGAACTCTACACGAGACTGGCAGAGATTCTGGACGGTTCTCTAAGCCACATATTCAAGATGATGGCGGGAGAAGAGCTGAAGCACGGCTACCGACTCAAGCTGCTCTACGAGTCGCTTTGAAATATGGACAAATTATCCGACACCCCCCTTTTCTACTGCTTCACACCGAAGGCAAAGTCACCGGGATAAATTCGTCACCGTGGCAACTTGAGTCGGGGCAAGGTATATTTACCCCACGCATCATAGTGGCACGCTGATGCTTCTACTAACAGGGGCAACAATGAACAACTGTACGACAGGGGTGTTTATATGCCGGTTGAAAAAGTGATGAAAAGGGACGGCAGAATTGTCCCGTTTGATAAGGATCGTATAAAGTGGGCCATACAAAGGGCAATGCTTGAAGTCGGCGTCCGCGACGAGAAGCTCCTCAACAGGGTCGTCAGGCGCGTTGTTAGGCGGGTGAACGAGCTATACGACGGCCAGGTTCCCCATATAGAGAACATTCAGGATATAGTCGAGCTTGAACTTATGAGGGCAGGCCTCTTTGACGTTGCCAAGGCTTACATACTCTACCGCAAGAAAAAGGCAGAGATAAGGGAGGAGAAGAAGAAAATCCTCAACAAGGACAGGCTGGACGAGATTGACAAGCGCTTCTCCATCAACGCCCTCCGCGTTCTGGCTTCCCGCTACCTTATAAAGAACGAGAAGGGGGAGATAATTGAGAGCCCCAGGGAGCTTTTCGAGCGCGTCGCGATTCTCTCAGTCATTCCAGACCTGCTCTACGACGAGAGGGTCTTTGACAAAAACGGAGGACATAAGCAGGATCTAAGCAGAGTGGAACACTACATAGGAAAACTTGAGGAGTACGACGGAAAGCTCTCCATCGGAAGGTTCAAGCTCAACAAATACCACTTCGAGAGGCTCCTGAACCTCTACCGCGAGCTGGCGGAAAAGGGTCAGATGAAGGTCTCAATCGACGATGTAATAAAGATGCTCGAAAACGGCGCCTTCGACGGCTACGAAGACGAAGTGGAGGAGTACTTCAGATTAATGACAAGCCAAACCTTTATGCCGAACACCCCCGCGCTCATCAACTCGGGCAGACCACTCGGCATGCTTTCAGCGTGCTTCGTTGTCCCAATAGAGGACGACATGGAGAGCATCATGAAGGCGGCGCACGATGTGGCCATGATACAGAAAAGCGGGGGCGGGACGGGTTTAAATTTCTCAAAACTCCGTCCTGAGGGCGATTTCGTTGGCTCCACCGCGGGAGCGGCAAGCGGCCCCGTCAGCTTCATGCACCTCATCGACGCCGTCAGCGACGTCATCAAGCAGGGCGGCGTGAGGCGCGGAGCCAACATGGGCATCCTTGAGGTCTGGCACCCGGACATAGAAAAGTTCATCCACGCCAAGGAGAAGAACGTCGGAACCAACGTGCTGAGCAACTTCAACATAAGCGTCGGCATCTGGGAGGACTTCTGGGAGGCGCTCCGCGAAGGAAGACGCTACCCGCTCGTCAACCCGAGGACGGGCGAAAAGGTCAAGGAGATAGACCCCAAGAGCCTGTTTGAGGAGCTCGCCTATATGGCCTGGGCCAAGGCCGATCCGGGCGTTGTGTTCTTCGACGTCATAAACAAGAGAAACGTTCTGGAGCCCGCAAAGGGTGAAAAAATCCGCGCTACTAATCCATGCGGGGAAGAGCCCCTCTACGAGTACGAATCCTGCAATCTGGCCAGCATAAACCTCGCCAAGTTCGTCAAGTATGACGAGAACGGGGAGCCCTACTTCGACTGGGACGAGTACGCCTACGTCATTCAAAAGGTCGCCAAGTACCTCGACAACGCCATCGACGTCAACAAGTTCCCGCTCCCCGAGATAGACAGGAACACCAAACTGACCCGGAGAATAGGCGTCGGAATGATGGGCCTTGCTGATGCACTCTTCAAGCTCGGCATAGCGTACAACAGCAAAGAGGGCTACGACTTCATGAGGAAGGCCACCGAGTACCTCACCTTCTACGCATACAAATACTCCGTCGACGCCGCCAAGAAGCGCGGACCCTTCCCGCTCTACGAGAAGAGCAGATACAGGGACGGTGAGCTGCCGGTCGAGGGCTTCTACCACCGCGAGATATGGAATCTGCCATGGGACGAACTTGTTGAGGAAATCAAGAAGTACGGCGTCAGAAACGGAATGGTGACCACCTGCCCGCCGACCGGAAGCGTCTCGATGATAGCCGACACCTCCAGCGGAATCGAGCCTATCTTTGCCCTCGTCTACAAGAAGAGCGTCACCGTCGGTGAGTTCTACTACGTTGATCCGGTCTTCGAGTCCGAGCTGAAGAAGCGCGGCCTCTGGAGCGACGAGATACTCAGGAAGATAAGCGACAACTACGGCTCGGTGCAGGGTCTCGAGGAGATACCCGAGGATATGCAGCGCGTTTTCGTCACGTCAATGGACATCCACTGGCTCGACCACATATTGGCCCAAGCGAACATACAGCTCTGGCTGACGGATTCGGCAAGCAAGACCATAAACATGCCCAACGACGCAACGGTGGAGGACGTTAAGGCCGCTTATCTCCTCGCCTACAAGCTCGGGTGCAAGGGTATAACAGTTTACCGCGACGGCTCGCTCAGCGTCCAGGTCTACAGCGTCGAGGGCGAAAAGAGGAAGAGGGTTCCGGCGAAGCCGAGCAACTATGCCGTTGAAAAGCTGAAGGCCGTTGTCGAGGCGGAGCCCTGGCTGGCGAAGTTCATCAACGTTGAGGCGATACTCAACGGCACCAACGGGAAGGAGAAGAAGCCCGAGCTGAGCTTCTCCATAAACAGGCCCGCTCCAATGAAGCCAGTCCACGGGCATCACCACGCCGAGAAGCCCGATGTTCCGGAGGAGAAAATCAGGGAGCTCCTCGGCGTTGCATACTGTCCGGTCTGCTACGAGAGCGACGGAGAACTCGTCGAGCTGAAGATGGAGAGCGGCTGTGCCACCTGCCCGCGCTGCGGCTGGAGCAAGTGCGTCATCAGCTGACCCCCCACATTTCTTGATTTTAACATTTTCCTGCCAACGGAGGCTTTTTAAGTCCGCAGATTTAACTTCTACCCATCACCCAAAACCTTAAGTCGTGGCCTTCAAAAACCCCCGATATTCGGAGGTGTTGATATGGACAAGGTTTACCTCACCTGGTGGCAGGTGGACAGGGCAGTGTTCGCGCTCGCTGACGAGCTTAGAAAGCACTTCATGCCAGATGTAATAGTCGGGGTGGCGAGGGGAGGGCTAATTCCGGCCGTGAGGCTGAGCCACATCCTCGGCGACCTTGAGGTCAAGGTCATCGACGTCAAGTTCTACAAGGACATTGAGGAGAGAATGGAGAAGCCGGTCATAACGATTCCGCTCCACGGCTCGCTTGAGGGCAAGAAGGTTGTCATCGTTGATGACGTCAGCGACACCGGGAAGACCCTCGAAATCGTCATCGAAGAGGTGAAGAAGGCCGGGGCGAAGGAGGTAAAGGTCGCCTGCCTCAGCATGAAGCCCTGGACGAAGGTCGTGCCTGACTTCTACGTTTTCAGAACCGACAAGTGGATAGTCTTTCCCTGGGAGGAGTTCCCGGTCGTTGTGAGGGAGTGAACTTTTGTTGTTATTAAAGCTGGCTTCTTTTTTATTTTTATTATTGCTTCACACAACAATATACTGTCTAATGTTCAGCAAAATTTTTATACTTTTATTATAAGAATATAAAGATAAAAACTAACATATGGGAGGGTATCCTATGAATAAAAAAAATAGAAGTGCGCTTATTTTGTTGATACTTATTTTTAGTTTAGTTAGCCCTC
This Thermococcus cleftensis DNA region includes the following protein-coding sequences:
- a CDS encoding HAD-IIA family hydrolase, coding for MKGKIGIIFDMDGVLYRGNEPVEGSRELINFLKEKGIPFIFLTNNSTKDPSMYREKLLFMGIDVPEEVIVTSGLATRLYMERHFKPGKIFVIGGEGLQVEMERLGWGIMGIEEARKGAWKEVEYVVVGLDPGLTYEKLKYGTLAIRNGARFIGTNPDTTYPAEEGLYPGAGSIIAALKASTDADPLIIGKPNEPVYEVVREKLGNVDEIWMIGDRLDTDVLFAKRFGMKAAMVLTGVSTLEDVERMGIKPDLVLPSVAELKEYLKTLLEEKE
- a CDS encoding ferritin family protein, translated to MRLDELLERLIWQENELYNLHKLGETFATFERPEMTETFRLMAEEELRHRRTLEGMLSKGSLKETAVIDYLDSLSLEPMLSDERAKPESLEELILEALIREKHAYELYTRLAEILDGSLSHIFKMMAGEELKHGYRLKLLYESL
- a CDS encoding oligosaccharyl transferase, STT3 subunit — protein: MKGSKREAVMDKLTGLMKTKYILPVLVITALILRLIPLRLKYFLGYDTYFHAAYVEYSATMGKWVNFFPYANAPWGMLIDQFHPKGFWITPFYLYKLLSPLGLSIDEAFRVTPAVVGTATVVLIYFAIKSLYGEREAGLSAIFLAISFGHIFRSMANYYRGDNYLLLWYALALLGIGLALSPKIKGEPGDRRLVFYLIPGLVAGLAAGFWSAYYLIFVFLLANAAFLTLEALILQEDWAFADSISLTAAAAAGALMANFLGARVGYGMFGWNRPDGMAVAEKLGLEFGLVKDAFLLAYLKYAVPLLILATVVLLAASRLLKDPRSRISLIVVLLLGVAAVGVHYRGLVEETFLAFLQRFGDGAIAETQRTSLRDVWISYGTLLLAVPFFTLRLRPSRARAADFIVLSFAIPGFIMMALWARFLFIGSLAVAVLAGIGAVELIEFLEEMRAVPKKHAAAALIVLLTVPTGILDLQNTLNARPFVDENWERALVKLGELSNGNDVVLTWWDQGYWVTYFSHRATPSKGVPDELTARYYLGMVSKDELMNLGVDYVIVSYDTVLKFPAVLETAGVPPKDYPMVPIPLVEQVGGAFLFEREGYSISAKPRGDHWEVVVAVGESRFSPKKAFVEDAAGVRGMNVTGAQKADAYVYLNLNYGYAVLMNGRAFNTTLARLMFTERAPNYRLVYSDGGYIKIFRFEHPNVAVVSREGKIILEFTNATGTYLTITGFLDNGRVVFDRRYKVEKADEFYLPDQLNGSVVIRYTYWGNGKVLDRGTFRLDDTWQQ
- a CDS encoding phosphoribosyltransferase — encoded protein: MDKVYLTWWQVDRAVFALADELRKHFMPDVIVGVARGGLIPAVRLSHILGDLEVKVIDVKFYKDIEERMEKPVITIPLHGSLEGKKVVIVDDVSDTGKTLEIVIEEVKKAGAKEVKVACLSMKPWTKVVPDFYVFRTDKWIVFPWEEFPVVVRE
- a CDS encoding adenosylcobalamin-dependent ribonucleoside-diphosphate reductase, with the translated sequence MPVEKVMKRDGRIVPFDKDRIKWAIQRAMLEVGVRDEKLLNRVVRRVVRRVNELYDGQVPHIENIQDIVELELMRAGLFDVAKAYILYRKKKAEIREEKKKILNKDRLDEIDKRFSINALRVLASRYLIKNEKGEIIESPRELFERVAILSVIPDLLYDERVFDKNGGHKQDLSRVEHYIGKLEEYDGKLSIGRFKLNKYHFERLLNLYRELAEKGQMKVSIDDVIKMLENGAFDGYEDEVEEYFRLMTSQTFMPNTPALINSGRPLGMLSACFVVPIEDDMESIMKAAHDVAMIQKSGGGTGLNFSKLRPEGDFVGSTAGAASGPVSFMHLIDAVSDVIKQGGVRRGANMGILEVWHPDIEKFIHAKEKNVGTNVLSNFNISVGIWEDFWEALREGRRYPLVNPRTGEKVKEIDPKSLFEELAYMAWAKADPGVVFFDVINKRNVLEPAKGEKIRATNPCGEEPLYEYESCNLASINLAKFVKYDENGEPYFDWDEYAYVIQKVAKYLDNAIDVNKFPLPEIDRNTKLTRRIGVGMMGLADALFKLGIAYNSKEGYDFMRKATEYLTFYAYKYSVDAAKKRGPFPLYEKSRYRDGELPVEGFYHREIWNLPWDELVEEIKKYGVRNGMVTTCPPTGSVSMIADTSSGIEPIFALVYKKSVTVGEFYYVDPVFESELKKRGLWSDEILRKISDNYGSVQGLEEIPEDMQRVFVTSMDIHWLDHILAQANIQLWLTDSASKTINMPNDATVEDVKAAYLLAYKLGCKGITVYRDGSLSVQVYSVEGEKRKRVPAKPSNYAVEKLKAVVEAEPWLAKFINVEAILNGTNGKEKKPELSFSINRPAPMKPVHGHHHAEKPDVPEEKIRELLGVAYCPVCYESDGELVELKMESGCATCPRCGWSKCVIS